A region of Terriglobales bacterium DNA encodes the following proteins:
- the ccsA gene encoding cytochrome c biogenesis protein CcsA produces the protein MPLLWLRVATAFYGLGLLHAFIALTRRNETFSRIIMPVMGLGFVFHFVSLAEGYLEAGRLFPASIHNSESLLAFLLMAFVFGAFVRSRNNAFGIFIFPVVFLLTFSAAVGQKPPQFTSPLLRSGWIFIHVALIFTGYAALFFSFAASLLYLMQQRSLKSKQAGGLIARLPALETIDQIGYRSLLLGFPFMTFGLIAGAVIAQSTFGPAYFRDPKIVLSVLMWAVYVVLLYMRWSAGWRGRRAAYVSAFAFTTALVVWVANNFSAVHKFVER, from the coding sequence CTTCTTTGGCTCAGAGTAGCGACAGCCTTCTACGGCCTGGGTTTGCTCCACGCCTTCATCGCCCTGACCCGCCGCAACGAGACGTTTTCCCGCATCATCATGCCGGTCATGGGGCTGGGCTTCGTCTTCCACTTCGTTTCCCTGGCCGAGGGATACCTGGAGGCAGGGCGGCTGTTTCCCGCCTCCATCCACAATTCCGAGTCGCTGCTGGCTTTTCTGCTGATGGCCTTCGTCTTCGGGGCCTTCGTGCGCTCCCGCAACAACGCCTTCGGCATCTTCATTTTCCCGGTCGTGTTCTTGCTGACCTTTTCCGCGGCGGTGGGACAGAAGCCGCCGCAGTTCACCTCGCCCCTGCTGCGCAGCGGGTGGATCTTCATCCACGTCGCGCTGATCTTCACCGGCTATGCGGCCCTGTTCTTCAGCTTCGCCGCCAGCCTCCTGTACCTGATGCAGCAGCGCTCGCTCAAGAGCAAGCAGGCCGGGGGGCTGATCGCGCGTCTGCCGGCGCTGGAGACGATCGACCAGATCGGTTATCGGTCCCTGCTCCTGGGGTTCCCCTTCATGACCTTCGGCCTGATCGCGGGCGCGGTCATCGCCCAGTCCACTTTCGGCCCGGCGTACTTCCGCGATCCGAAGATCGTGCTCTCGGTGCTGATGTGGGCGGTGTACGTGGTCCTGCTGTACATGCGATGGAGCGCGGGCTGGCGCGGACGACGCGCGGCCTACGTCTCGGCTTTTGCCTTCACCACGGCGCTGGTGGTGTGGGTGGCCAACAACTTCAGCGCCGTGCACAAGTTCGTCGAGCGATGA